The following coding sequences are from one Lolium rigidum isolate FL_2022 chromosome 6, APGP_CSIRO_Lrig_0.1, whole genome shotgun sequence window:
- the LOC124661401 gene encoding histone H4, producing MSGRGKGGKGLGKGGAKRHRKVLRDNIQGITKPAIRRLARRGGVKRISGLIYEETRGVLKIFLENVIRDAVTYTEHARRKTVTAMDVVYALKRQGRTLYGFGG from the coding sequence ATGTCCGGGCGCGGCAAGGGCGGCAAGGGGCTGGGCAAGGGCGGCGCCAAGCGCCACCGCAAGGTCCTCCGCGACAACATCCAGGGCATCACCAAGCCGGCCATCCGGCGCCTGGCCCGCCGCGGCGGCGTGAAGCGCATCTCGGGGCTCATCTACGAGGAGACCCGCGGCGTGCTCAAGATcttcctcgagaacgtcatccgtgaCGCCGTCACCTACACCGAGCACGCCCGCCGCAAGACCGTCACCGCCATGGACGTCGTCTACGCGCTCAAGCGCCAGGGACGCACCCTCTACGGCTTCGGCGGCTGA
- the LOC124660268 gene encoding SAC3 family protein A-like, producing MAAQGGEAAAGSAAKPGEASSSPYQSSASGHHPWSSSTGTSWNYPVDNSNQSAVYYDPQRDVSVSGATQNATSGANNVIQPAVGTSNATNTYAPYSNSVQPAYNAAQYPNYYYNYPQAANDSTVQQGVDPSSGAAYQPLTSFQNSGSYVGPTSNTYYNAGADQTAPGYATNNYYYQNNAWGGGSSGDVHSQTYQTYNPSDANAAQNSSSLPTNSFHYPQQYTQWSHYYDQSAPNPVGSAVAGSSVSETKASSAGSGYAHPSSQPPPPGTTQWKNDTVASTAPPLQAAGITGFQSQNAHQAPGAPGFQSQHANQAPGTPTFQNQHANQAPGAPGFQSQHANQAPGAPGFQSQHANQAPGAPGFQSQHANQAPGAPGFQSQHANQAPGISGFQSHINLAPGAPGFQDQHVNQAPGAPGFQNKHINQASAPPGFKNQYTNQTASVHGFQNQYANQALAYQQSSANYSQLPLNNQADQQKALHVQGQSSNVYSVNHTYENSQPTLQGSATRVNKVQIPTNPRIAPDVPKALPKAESKLQAASSLKPAYVGVSMPKNDVKAGQDGHGAAAQGAFPVSLCTYVERNLSRCKDDAQRSATRIIMKEIITKATADGTLHNKNWDIEPLLALPENATGTDMTSTGKDSSPFSFSTPRRSPSRRTKSRWEPVADEKVINKVEVVPKEPAKSNISTWEAAKRTGNSWDLGRFVQSRQAPSSQWSQRPSKKQRTSGSTNVNKNGNASSDSDKEQDLAKYYASSMQLTNSPEEKKRREHRSKRFERGQSASSKSGSSVPHKANVYIRKAMPMLPNKINGDGVTLAVEDLDWDALTIKGTCQEIEKRYLRLTSAPDPATVRPEDVLEKALHMVETCEKNYLYKCDQLKSIRQDLTVQRIQNELTVKVYETHARLALQAGDLSEYNQCQSQLTRLYGEGISGCHLEFSAYNLLCVMLHSNNKRDLLSSMASLSKEAKLDETVKHALAVHSAVSSGNYVMFFKLYKKAPGLNSCLMDLYVERMRFEAIKCMSKSYRPTVPVRYAARVLGFTKVVEVCEVEVADGLEECEEWLKAHGAILAVDGNNGELQIDTKVSSASLFMPEPDNAVSHGDASLAVDDFLARAS from the exons atggcggcccaggGCGGCGAGGCGGCTGCCGGATCCGCCGCCAAGCCCGGCGAG GCAAGTTCATCTCCGTACCAATCTTCAGCATCTGGCCATCATCCATGGTCTTCTTCAACTGGGACTTCCTGGAACTATCCAGTGGATAATTCAAACCAAAGCGCAGTTTATTATGATCCACAAAGGGATGTCTCAGTTTCAGGAGCTACTCAAAATGCGACCAGTGGTGCAAATAATGTGATTCAACCGGCTGTGGGCACAAGTAATGCAACCAATACTTATGCGCCATACTCAAATTCTGTTCAACCTGCCTACAATGCTGCACAGTATCCAAATTATTACTATAACTATCCACAAGCTGCAAACGACTCTACTGTTCAACAAGGAGTAGATCCAAGTTCAGGTGCTGCTTATCAGCCTCTTACTTCATTTCAGAATTCAGGATCTTATGTTGGTCCTACAAGTAACACATATTATAATGCTGGTGCTGATCAGACCGCGCCAGGATATGCAACCAACAACTATTATTATCAGAACAATGCCTGGGGTGGAGGAAGTTCTGGAGATGTTCACAGCCAAACATATCAGACTTACAATCCATCAGATGCTAACGCTGCCCAGAATTCTAGTTCTCTGCCCACCAATTCTTTTCACTATCCTCAACAGTACACCCAGTGGTCTCACTATTATGATCAGTCTGCACCAAACCCCGTAGGCTCTGCAGTCGCTGGCAGCAGTGTGTCCGAAACAAAAGCTTCTAGTGCCGGTTCTGGTTATGCACACCCCAGCTCACAGCCACCTCCACCAGGCACCACACAATGGAAAAATGATACAGTTGCATCTACTGCACCTCCTCTGCAG GCAGCGGGAATCACAGGGTTTCAAAGCCAGAATGCCCACCAGGCACCAGGTGCTCCAGGGTTTCAAAGCCAGCATGCCAACCAGGCACCAGGCACTCCAACGTTTCAAAACCAGCATGCCAATCAGGCACCAGGCGCTCCAGGGTTTCAAAGCCAGCATGCCAATCAGGCACCAGGTGCTCCAGGGTTTCAAAGCCAGCATGCCAACCAGGCACCAGGTGCTCCAGGGTTTCAAAGCCAGCATGCGAACCAGGCACCAGGCGCACCAGGGTTTCAAAGCCAGCATGCGAACCAGGCACCAGGCATCTCAGGGTTTCAAAGCCACATCAACCTGGCACCTGGCGCCCCAGGGTTTCAAGACCAGCATGTCAACCAGGCACCAGGTGCCCCAGGGTTTCAAAACAAGCACATCAACCAGGCATCGGCCCCTCCAGGTTTTAAAAATCAGTATACTAACCAGACAGCTTCAGTTCATGGGTTTCAGAACCAGTATGCGAACCAGGCACTTGCATACCAACAAAGCTCTGCAAATTATAGTCAGTTACCACTAAATAACCAAGCCGATCAACAGAAAGCTTTGCATGTGCAAGGTCAAAGCTCAAATGTTTATTCAGTAAATCATACTTATGAAAACTCTCAGCCAACCTTGCAGGGTTCTGCAACCAGGGTAAATAAagttcagatcccaacaaaccctCGAATAGCTCCAGATGTCCCAAAAGCATTGCCCAAAGCAGAGTCAAAATTACAAGCTGCTTCATCGCTAAAACCTGCTTATGTTGGTGTTTCCATGCCCAAGAATGATGTGAAGGCAGGTCAAGATGGTCATGGAGCTGCAGCACAG GGAGCTTTCCCCGTTTCACTTTGTACTTATGTTGAGCGGAATCTTTCCCGTTGTAAGGATGATGCCCAGAGATCTGCCACCCGAATCATCATGAAGGAG ATAATAACCAAGGCAACTGCTGATGGTACCCTTCATAATAAGAACTGGGACATTGAGCCGTTATTAGCTTTGCCAGAAAATGCTACAGGCACAGATATGACAAG CACTGGAAAGGATTCAAGTCCCTTCTCCTTTTCTACACCAAGGAGGAGCCCGAGTAGACGTACGAAAAGTAGGTGGGAGCCTGTTGCTGATGAAAAAGTCATTAACAAGGTGGAAGTGGTTCCTAAAGAACCAGCAAAAAGTAACATTTCTACCTGGGAAGCTGCTAAACGAACG GGCAACAGTTGGGATCTTGGGAGATTTGTCCAATCCCGTCAAGCTCCTTCAAGCCAATGGAGTCAGAGGCCCTCTAAAAAGCAGCGGACAAGTGGTAGTACAAATGTAAACAAAAATGGAAATGCTTCAAGCGACAGCGACAAGGAGCAGGATCTTGCGAAATATTATGCCAGTTCAATGCAACTAACAAATTCACCAGAGGAGAAGAAACGGCGGGAGCATAGATCAAAGCGCTTTGAACGTGGtcagagtgcatcatcaaaatctGGAAGTTCCGTACCACATAAGGCCAATGTATACATAAGGAAAGCTATGCCGATGCTTCCCAACAAAATTAATGGAGATGGTGTTACATTGGCAGTTGAGGATTTGGACTGGGATGCACTGACAATCAAGGGAACATGTCAGGAAATTGAGAAACGATATCTGCGCCTTACATCAGCACCTGATCCTGCCACT GTAAGGCCAGAAGATGTCTTAGAGAAAGCTCTTCACATGGTTGAAACTTGTGAAAAGAATTACCTCTATAAATGTGATCAACTGAAGTCTATTAGGCAAGACCTTACTGTTCAGAGGATTCAGAACGAGCTGACTGTCAAG GTTTACGAAACTCATGCACGATTAGCACTTCAAGCGGGAGATTTATCTGAATATAATCAG TGCCAATCGCAGTTGACAAGGTTATATGGCGAAGGGATCTCAGGCTGTCATCTTGAGTTCTCTGCTTACAACTTGCTATGTGTCATGTTACACTCTAACAACAAAAGAGACTTGCTTTCATCCATGGCAAG TTTGTCGAAGGAAGCCAAGCTAGACGAAACAGTCAAACATGCACTTGCCGTTCATTCTGCTGTTTCGTCTGGAAACTATGTCATGTTTTTCAAATTATACAAAAAAGCGCCTGGGTTGAATTCGTGTCTTATGG ACCTCTATGTTGAGCGGATGCGTTTTGAGGCAATAAAATGCATGTCAAAATCATATCGTCCAACTGTGCCTGTGAGATATGCTGCACGGGTTTTGGGGTTCACGAAGGTTGTTGAAGTTTGTGAGGTTGAAGTAGCTGATGGATTGGAAGAATGTGAAGAATGGTTGAAAGCACATGGTGCTATTCTTGCAGTAGATGGAAACAACGGGGAGTTGCAGATAGACACAAAA GTTTCTTCTGCATCTCTATTCATGCCGGAACCTGATAATGCTGTTTCGCATGGCGATGCATCTCTTGCTGTGGATGATTTTTTGGCGCGGGCATCATAA